A single genomic interval of uncultured Desulfobacter sp. harbors:
- the guaA gene encoding glutamine-hydrolyzing GMP synthase, which produces MIIVIDFGSQFNQLIARRVRENNVYCQVEPADISLEKLKELSPTGIILSGGPSSIYEENSPTIDAGIFDLDVPILGICYGMHYMVHTLGGTIKQAGKKEYGFAELRINPGNPLFKEMDDSFQCWMSHGDSAKVLPQGFEITAQTDNTPIAAIADYSRKLFGLQFHPEVEHSINGAAMIRHFLFDVCGCEQNWTMKSFSEGAIAQIKDAVGDKKVIMGLSGGVDSSVAATLIHKAVGKHLHCIFVDNGLLRLNEKAQLEVSLLANLDMNIKFVDAQEKFLTALVGVTDPEKKRKIIGKLFIDVFDAEAKKVEGAQFLGQGTLYPDIIESKSAFGGPTSVIKSHHNVGGLPEEMNLKLIEPLQLLFKDEVRKLGLELGINEDLVWRQPFPGPGLAIRILGDITKERLDVLRKADDILIQEIKQAGLYRKLWQSFAVLLPVKSVGVMGDKRTFANCVAIRAVTSNDAMTADWAKLPHDLLGKISNRIINEVDNVNRVVFDITSKPPGTIEWE; this is translated from the coding sequence ATGATCATAGTTATTGACTTCGGATCCCAGTTTAACCAGCTGATTGCCCGGCGTGTCAGGGAAAATAATGTATACTGCCAGGTGGAACCGGCGGATATCTCCCTGGAAAAATTAAAGGAACTTTCTCCCACAGGCATCATTCTTTCCGGTGGGCCGTCATCCATTTATGAAGAAAACAGCCCGACCATAGATGCCGGTATTTTTGACTTGGACGTCCCCATTCTTGGTATCTGCTACGGCATGCACTACATGGTGCATACCCTTGGGGGCACCATTAAACAGGCCGGCAAAAAAGAGTATGGCTTTGCCGAACTGCGCATTAATCCAGGCAACCCGTTGTTCAAGGAGATGGATGACAGCTTTCAGTGCTGGATGAGTCATGGGGATTCTGCAAAAGTCCTGCCCCAGGGATTTGAAATTACGGCCCAGACGGACAACACCCCCATTGCCGCCATTGCAGATTACTCAAGAAAGCTGTTCGGTCTGCAATTCCACCCGGAAGTGGAGCACTCCATTAACGGGGCTGCCATGATCCGCCATTTTCTTTTTGATGTCTGCGGATGCGAGCAGAACTGGACCATGAAATCCTTCAGTGAAGGTGCCATTGCCCAAATCAAGGATGCGGTTGGAGACAAAAAAGTGATCATGGGCCTTTCCGGCGGGGTGGACTCTTCTGTTGCCGCCACCCTGATCCATAAAGCCGTGGGAAAACACCTGCACTGCATTTTTGTGGACAACGGGCTTTTACGTCTGAATGAAAAAGCCCAGCTTGAAGTCAGCCTTCTGGCCAATCTGGACATGAACATCAAGTTTGTGGATGCCCAAGAAAAATTTTTAACCGCACTGGTCGGGGTTACGGACCCCGAAAAGAAAAGAAAAATCATCGGTAAACTTTTCATTGATGTCTTTGACGCCGAGGCCAAAAAGGTGGAAGGTGCCCAGTTCCTTGGCCAGGGCACGTTATACCCGGATATCATTGAATCCAAATCCGCTTTTGGCGGCCCCACGTCGGTCATCAAATCCCACCACAATGTGGGGGGGCTGCCCGAAGAGATGAATCTCAAACTCATTGAACCGTTACAGCTGCTGTTCAAGGATGAAGTAAGAAAACTTGGCCTTGAACTTGGCATCAACGAGGATCTTGTCTGGCGCCAACCCTTCCCCGGTCCAGGGCTTGCCATCCGCATTTTAGGGGATATTACCAAAGAACGCCTTGATGTTCTTCGCAAAGCTGATGACATTCTTATCCAGGAAATCAAACAGGCCGGCCTTTACCGGAAACTGTGGCAGTCCTTTGCCGTGCTTTTACCGGTAAAAAGTGTCGGTGTCATGGGAGACAAACGCACCTTTGCCAATTGTGTAGCCATTCGTGCGGTCACATCCAATGACGCCATGACAGCGGACTGGGCCAAACTGCCCCACGATCTTCTAGGAAAAATTTCCAACCGCATTATCAATGAAGTGGACAATGTTAACCGTGTGGTCTTTGACATCACCTCAAAACCACCCGGCACCATTGAATGGGAATAG
- a CDS encoding type I secretion system permease/ATPase: MAAFLKKWKKYFTFAALLSCFVNILQLTFPFYMFTIYGNVIVSYSPLSLKNITVVAFMAVAVLGCFSYLRSRLLAQAGQDLSLGLREQVYSGMVKGSVLNGQRAYQSGLNDLDVLRNYFSTPAIYALFDVPWAPFYLALVYLFHPVLGIIATSGALIMVGLSILQEVLIRKSMKEASQLNSKSHRFVDSFMRNAEVINGMGMIGDISDRFVEKNDRVMINQTKSSYYAGTIQSMIKPLQNVVQVLIYCFGAIYAIKEGFDVGLMVAGSIIMGRGFGPLMQFMSSWRMTATAKESYLRLSAFSAILERQVSGMPLPVPKGHVSVAAASYRIPNRVLLKAVSFDLPAGELLGVIGPNGAGKTTLCGLLLGILPAFGGKVYLDGKDIFSWDKEEVGRYIGYLPQEIELFPGTVAQNIARLGQVDMDMVEQAVQVCGIRGLVDSFPQGLLTPLEGDKGVRLSGGQKQMVGLARALYGKPRLLVLDEPTSNLDEHGEQLLVNILLNIKARRSCTCIMVSHKPQLLHAMDKMLVMNNGQVAMFGPKDAVFEKLSGKQVAQ, translated from the coding sequence ATGGCTGCCTTTTTAAAAAAGTGGAAAAAATACTTTACCTTTGCCGCGCTTTTAAGCTGTTTTGTGAATATTCTTCAATTAACGTTTCCTTTTTATATGTTCACCATATACGGCAATGTTATTGTTTCCTACAGTCCGCTGTCTCTTAAAAACATTACGGTGGTGGCTTTTATGGCCGTAGCGGTTCTCGGGTGTTTTTCATATCTGCGGTCCAGGCTGCTGGCCCAGGCAGGCCAGGATTTAAGCCTGGGGCTGAGGGAACAAGTCTATTCAGGTATGGTCAAAGGATCTGTGCTGAACGGTCAGCGCGCTTACCAGAGCGGCTTGAACGATCTTGACGTATTGCGCAATTATTTTTCAACGCCGGCCATCTATGCGCTGTTTGATGTGCCCTGGGCCCCTTTCTATTTGGCGCTTGTTTATCTGTTTCACCCGGTGCTGGGCATCATTGCAACGTCAGGCGCCCTTATTATGGTCGGGTTGAGCATATTGCAGGAAGTCCTTATCCGAAAAAGCATGAAAGAGGCGAGCCAACTGAATAGCAAAAGTCACCGTTTTGTGGACTCTTTCATGAGAAATGCTGAAGTCATCAATGGGATGGGAATGATCGGGGATATATCCGACAGGTTTGTTGAAAAAAATGACCGGGTGATGATAAATCAGACAAAATCAAGTTATTATGCCGGTACTATTCAGTCCATGATCAAACCCTTGCAGAACGTGGTCCAGGTTTTGATTTACTGCTTTGGCGCTATTTATGCCATAAAAGAGGGGTTTGATGTGGGGCTTATGGTGGCAGGGTCCATTATCATGGGACGGGGATTTGGTCCTTTGATGCAGTTCATGTCCTCCTGGCGCATGACGGCCACCGCAAAGGAATCCTACCTGCGGTTAAGCGCCTTTTCAGCCATACTTGAAAGACAGGTTTCCGGCATGCCGCTGCCGGTACCCAAAGGGCATGTCAGTGTTGCCGCTGCCAGTTATCGAATTCCCAACCGGGTATTGCTCAAAGCGGTTTCTTTTGACCTGCCGGCTGGAGAACTTTTAGGAGTTATCGGACCCAATGGCGCCGGCAAAACGACCTTGTGCGGTCTGCTTCTGGGTATTTTGCCCGCCTTTGGCGGCAAGGTTTATCTGGACGGGAAAGACATCTTTTCCTGGGATAAGGAGGAGGTCGGGCGTTACATCGGGTATCTGCCCCAGGAGATCGAACTGTTCCCGGGAACTGTGGCCCAAAATATCGCAAGGCTGGGTCAAGTAGATATGGATATGGTCGAACAGGCTGTACAAGTCTGCGGTATACGGGGATTGGTGGACAGTTTTCCCCAAGGGCTTTTAACCCCGCTTGAAGGAGACAAAGGCGTCCGACTCTCCGGAGGGCAAAAACAGATGGTCGGCTTAGCCAGGGCCCTTTATGGAAAGCCCAGGCTCCTGGTCCTGGATGAACCCACCTCAAACCTGGATGAACACGGAGAGCAGCTGTTGGTCAATATACTGCTGAACATAAAAGCGCGCCGGAGTTGTACCTGTATCATGGTTTCCCATAAACCCCAACTGCTGCACGCCATGGACAAGATGCTGGTCATGAACAACGGACAGGTTGCCATGTTCGGTCCAAAGGATGCGGTGTTTGAAAAACTGTCCGGAAAACAGGTGGCCCAATGA
- a CDS encoding type I secretion system permease/ATPase gives MISYLRSCFKYFVFAGLFSIFINTLHLTFSLYMLAVYRNVLANHSMPTLYAITTIALTALVALGLLEFCRSRLLVRAGIKLDKLLSRRVLKAMLKDMCRADSARYTKGLNDINTLRNYLGGNSIFAFFDLPWIFIYLWIIYLVHPLLGLTATGGAVVVFIIGLLQSGLTQKDTAKAVLLKNEGQQWVAASFRTGRELQSMGMIGNAADRYCQINDREIQIHDKTGNVRHILGSISQSFGILMQVIIYGVGATLVLANESDAGVIIAASIIMGRALAPVNQAIAAWKQTSDARTAYDNLAALLKTSEQTPETISDITGALDVADISLSINDTQVLSHIDFALKPGEIMGLVGPNGAGKTSLCRMILGMWKPDSGVVELDGKNVFELDNDDIGQYLGYLPQNVELFAGSVKDNIARMGAVDGEKILQAAQRACAHEVILTFPQGYDTDIGEAGRSLSGGQRQRVGLARALYGNPKLVILDEPNSNLDEAGEQALIKALKNLKQMGATTIMITHKPDLLYTVDKILVLQQGQQVRFGDRDEVFGQLMGGGNATHN, from the coding sequence ATGATTAGCTATCTGCGTTCCTGTTTTAAATATTTTGTATTTGCAGGGCTTTTTTCCATATTTATCAACACCCTGCATTTGACTTTTTCTTTATACATGCTGGCGGTTTACCGTAATGTCCTGGCGAATCACAGCATGCCCACGCTTTATGCCATAACAACCATCGCTTTAACGGCCCTTGTGGCTCTCGGACTGCTTGAGTTCTGCAGGTCCCGCCTCCTTGTCCGGGCCGGGATTAAGCTGGATAAATTGTTGAGCCGGCGGGTACTCAAGGCAATGCTCAAGGACATGTGCCGGGCCGACAGTGCCCGGTACACCAAGGGACTTAACGACATTAATACCCTGCGCAATTACCTTGGCGGTAATTCCATTTTTGCGTTTTTCGATCTGCCCTGGATATTTATTTATCTGTGGATCATTTATCTGGTGCATCCCTTGCTTGGCCTGACAGCCACAGGCGGTGCGGTTGTCGTCTTTATCATCGGGTTGCTGCAGTCGGGCTTGACCCAAAAAGATACCGCCAAGGCGGTATTGTTAAAGAATGAAGGACAGCAGTGGGTCGCAGCTAGTTTCAGGACGGGCCGGGAGCTTCAAAGTATGGGGATGATCGGTAATGCCGCCGACAGATATTGCCAAATAAATGACCGGGAAATTCAGATCCACGACAAAACCGGTAATGTCAGGCATATCCTGGGGTCGATCAGCCAGAGTTTCGGCATTCTCATGCAGGTCATCATATATGGGGTTGGCGCAACCCTGGTGCTGGCCAACGAGAGTGATGCAGGCGTTATCATTGCCGCTTCAATTATCATGGGCAGGGCCCTGGCGCCGGTGAACCAGGCCATTGCCGCCTGGAAGCAGACCTCCGACGCCAGGACCGCCTATGATAATTTAGCCGCATTGTTAAAAACGTCTGAACAAACGCCGGAAACCATTAGTGACATAACCGGCGCGTTGGATGTGGCGGATATCAGCCTTTCCATAAACGACACCCAGGTGCTCAGTCATATTGATTTTGCGTTGAAACCTGGGGAAATCATGGGATTGGTCGGGCCTAACGGTGCCGGTAAAACCTCATTGTGCCGGATGATTTTAGGGATGTGGAAACCTGACAGCGGCGTGGTGGAACTGGACGGCAAAAACGTATTTGAGCTGGACAATGATGATATCGGCCAATATTTGGGGTATCTGCCCCAGAATGTGGAGCTGTTTGCCGGCAGTGTAAAAGACAATATCGCCAGAATGGGGGCGGTCGACGGGGAAAAGATTCTTCAGGCCGCACAACGCGCCTGTGCCCATGAGGTGATTTTAACTTTTCCCCAGGGATATGATACCGATATCGGGGAGGCGGGCCGAAGCCTTTCCGGGGGACAGCGCCAGCGGGTCGGCCTTGCCCGTGCCCTTTACGGCAACCCTAAACTGGTGATTCTGGATGAGCCCAATTCCAACCTGGATGAGGCCGGGGAGCAAGCCTTGATCAAAGCATTAAAAAATCTTAAACAAATGGGTGCCACAACAATTATGATTACACATAAGCCGGACCTTTTATATACGGTGGATAAAATTTTAGTACTCCAACAAGGACAACAGGTCAGATTCGGAGACAGGGATGAGGTTTTTGGACAGTTGATGGGAGGCGGGAATGCAACACATAATTAA
- a CDS encoding ATP-binding cassette domain-containing protein produces the protein MQHIIKSWVKYFIFAGVFGLCVNLIYLALPIYMMVIYDKVLFSFSTASLFTLATGIMICLVMMALVDYFRARMLGQVGNDLAQKMMPYVFKSMQADAAGIKRSGYTRGFGDLELLRDAFVRGHLLNVLDLPWVLVYLALLYFIHPMMGFVSIGGVFLITLFQLLLRRIETKRYTVADVMFQAGADFAGNCLRHAPLISGLGMFSAAMAQYGTRYEKTLAVRSEADAFHSVFGTVIRLLQMTVVVAVFTTGAFVFFADEITGGGIFAGVIIISRLFYPYERSLLNMKTAVEASAAYKRLKQFVNTQEAKPKLSLPAPEGRFSAESVGLSLNSRTVLYNISLALEPGETLGVFGPSASGKTCLCKVLLGIWPPLAGKVRLDGAELSQWPEKELGQYLGYMPQTPELFPGSVAENISRFEEVDSEKIVDAAQRAGVHEMILKLPQGYETRIDHTGKNLAAGQRQLISLARALYGDPKFVILDEPHTHLDDLGLRMVLIALNNLKQENVTTIVVSDRPNLIVNMDKLLVIKEGQTAMYGPGKEVLNQLANNKQSQQAAGV, from the coding sequence ATGCAACACATAATTAAATCATGGGTAAAATATTTTATATTCGCAGGCGTTTTCGGGCTTTGTGTGAACCTGATTTATCTTGCCCTGCCCATTTATATGATGGTCATCTACGACAAGGTGCTGTTCAGCTTCAGTACGGCCAGTCTTTTTACCCTGGCTACCGGGATAATGATCTGCCTTGTGATGATGGCCCTGGTTGATTATTTTCGTGCCCGGATGCTGGGGCAGGTCGGCAATGATTTGGCCCAAAAAATGATGCCTTATGTATTTAAAAGCATGCAGGCGGATGCCGCAGGAATTAAGCGTTCCGGGTATACCCGGGGGTTTGGGGATCTCGAGCTGTTAAGGGACGCCTTTGTCAGGGGCCATCTTCTAAATGTCCTGGACCTGCCTTGGGTGCTGGTCTACCTGGCGCTCCTTTATTTTATACATCCCATGATGGGCTTTGTGAGTATTGGCGGCGTCTTTTTGATTACCCTGTTTCAGCTTCTGCTTAGACGAATTGAGACAAAACGCTACACCGTGGCCGATGTCATGTTCCAGGCCGGTGCCGATTTTGCCGGTAACTGCCTTCGCCACGCCCCGTTGATTTCAGGGCTGGGCATGTTTTCGGCGGCCATGGCGCAATACGGAACCCGGTACGAAAAAACCCTGGCGGTAAGGTCGGAGGCAGATGCGTTTCACTCTGTTTTTGGAACGGTTATCCGGCTGCTTCAGATGACGGTGGTGGTGGCTGTGTTCACCACCGGGGCGTTTGTGTTCTTTGCCGACGAAATTACCGGGGGAGGGATCTTTGCCGGCGTGATCATTATTTCACGGCTTTTTTATCCCTATGAACGCAGCCTGTTGAATATGAAAACCGCTGTTGAAGCTTCGGCGGCCTATAAGCGCCTGAAGCAATTTGTGAACACCCAGGAAGCCAAACCCAAACTCTCCCTGCCGGCCCCTGAGGGACGGTTTTCGGCAGAATCCGTCGGCCTGTCTCTTAATTCCAGAACGGTTTTATATAATATTTCCCTGGCGCTCGAGCCGGGTGAAACCCTTGGTGTTTTCGGGCCCAGCGCATCGGGAAAAACGTGTCTTTGCAAGGTGCTGCTGGGCATCTGGCCGCCTTTGGCCGGAAAGGTCAGGCTGGATGGGGCGGAACTTTCCCAGTGGCCCGAAAAGGAGCTGGGGCAATACCTTGGCTATATGCCCCAGACGCCTGAGTTGTTCCCCGGAAGTGTGGCGGAAAACATTTCAAGGTTTGAGGAGGTGGATTCTGAAAAAATTGTTGACGCCGCCCAGCGGGCCGGGGTCCATGAAATGATTTTAAAGCTTCCCCAGGGATATGAAACCCGGATTGATCACACCGGGAAAAACCTTGCGGCAGGTCAGCGACAGTTGATTTCCCTGGCCAGGGCCCTCTATGGTGACCCCAAATTCGTGATTCTGGACGAACCCCATACCCATCTAGATGACCTGGGGCTCAGGATGGTGCTTATTGCCCTTAACAATTTAAAGCAGGAAAATGTGACCACCATTGTGGTCTCGGACCGGCCCAATCTGATAGTGAACATGGATAAGCTTTTAGTGATCAAGGAAGGACAGACGGCCATGTACGGACCGGGTAAAGAGGTGTTAAATCAGCTTGCCAACAATAAACAGTCCCAGCAGGCGGCAGGAGTATAA
- a CDS encoding HlyD family type I secretion periplasmic adaptor subunit has protein sequence MEKNSVLNTNPSKYIIAGLLVIILFFGGLGVWSVYFPFQGAVIAPGVVNVLGERKMVQHLEGGIINKIFVKEGDEVTQGDVLIELKSSQVSSNVELLQGRLWAKEAEAARLRAEAGMKPSISWPNALNELKGDPDVVQILSTEKDIFVSRRSDLQGKIKLYQSQISQTKNRIEGAKEELKSVTEIILNLEEDLAGKRPLLAEKYMGKNDILTLERSLSEYRGRKGKLKQDIAQFTQMIQEHKLRIVDMENQYRDAAVSKLGEVTDLIFDLKDQITPILDAQHRLEVRAPVSGVVLNMQVHSEDSGVIQPGMPLLEIVPKDLRMVIKAQVRPQDIISVKKGQPTKVQLAAFQRKSTPPIRGEVIYVSPDLMSERTARGAISYYEVHVQIDEADLKAHNAYLSPGMPAACYITTESRTVISYLLDPLLENVDKAMRE, from the coding sequence ATGGAAAAAAATTCAGTATTAAATACAAACCCCTCAAAGTATATCATTGCAGGACTTTTGGTTATTATCCTTTTTTTCGGCGGCCTTGGGGTCTGGTCCGTTTATTTTCCCTTCCAGGGGGCGGTGATTGCCCCGGGCGTGGTGAATGTGCTTGGTGAAAGAAAAATGGTTCAGCACCTTGAAGGCGGGATCATCAATAAGATTTTTGTAAAAGAGGGGGACGAAGTCACCCAGGGTGATGTGCTCATTGAGCTGAAAAGTTCCCAGGTCAGTTCCAATGTGGAACTGCTCCAGGGCAGATTGTGGGCCAAGGAAGCTGAGGCGGCAAGACTCCGGGCCGAAGCGGGTATGAAACCGTCAATTTCCTGGCCCAACGCCTTGAATGAATTGAAAGGCGACCCGGACGTTGTCCAGATTCTTTCCACTGAAAAAGATATTTTCGTGTCCAGGCGTTCGGATCTGCAGGGGAAAATAAAGCTGTACCAGTCCCAGATCAGTCAGACGAAAAACAGGATTGAGGGCGCCAAGGAGGAATTGAAAAGTGTGACCGAAATTATCCTGAATCTTGAAGAGGACTTAGCCGGCAAGCGGCCGTTGCTGGCGGAAAAGTACATGGGGAAAAACGATATCCTTACACTTGAACGAAGCCTTTCCGAATACCGGGGGCGAAAAGGTAAATTAAAACAAGATATTGCCCAGTTTACCCAGATGATTCAGGAACATAAACTCCGTATTGTGGATATGGAGAACCAGTACAGGGATGCGGCCGTATCAAAGCTCGGGGAGGTGACCGATCTGATCTTTGACCTTAAAGATCAGATTACACCCATACTTGACGCCCAGCACCGGCTTGAAGTCCGGGCGCCGGTAAGCGGGGTCGTCCTAAATATGCAGGTGCATTCCGAAGACAGCGGGGTGATCCAGCCCGGGATGCCTTTGCTGGAAATTGTACCCAAGGATCTGAGGATGGTAATCAAGGCCCAGGTTCGGCCCCAGGATATTATCAGTGTTAAAAAAGGACAGCCCACCAAGGTGCAGCTGGCGGCATTCCAGCGAAAATCCACCCCCCCTATCAGGGGAGAGGTAATCTATGTCTCCCCGGATTTAATGAGCGAGCGGACCGCCCGGGGAGCAATATCCTATTATGAAGTCCATGTGCAGATTGATGAAGCGGATTTAAAAGCCCACAACGCCTATTTGTCACCCGGCATGCCCGCAGCCTGTTATATCACCACTGAAAGCCGGACGGTAATCAGCTATCTGTTAGATCCCTTGCTTGAAAATGTTGATAAAGCCATGCGTGAATAA
- a CDS encoding glycosyltransferase — MPKITHIFKTYFPETNGGLEEAIRQYGSHAAKNGFEVEVVSVGSGNYTVTSPDNITTRFYRKTFDLLSNPFSMAFARSFKRICNHTDILHFHFPWPTAELLALCHSIETPALVTFHCDIHKAKPLKQLYLPFVTRFMGKMDAVCISSKSLFNTTSYLARFKDKIHEVSYFVNKNRFAGLEGPDREIVTFAGKHKNYALFAGMLRWYKGLDILLDAAKHMQHHVVIVGKGDLFEGLQARIQNEKINNVHLMGFQSDANLKFLIENCGLVVLPSTAPAEAFGQILLEGLYFSKPLVSTELGTGTSIVNRHNHTGFVVPPGCHVSLARAMNKILTDENCAQRFSTNAFHHYLDNFTARAQGDKYLRIYRSLL, encoded by the coding sequence ATGCCTAAAATAACCCACATTTTTAAGACCTATTTCCCCGAAACCAACGGGGGGCTTGAAGAGGCGATCAGGCAGTACGGCAGCCATGCGGCAAAAAACGGGTTTGAGGTGGAGGTGGTGTCTGTGGGGTCCGGTAATTATACGGTGACATCCCCTGACAATATCACAACACGATTTTACCGCAAAACCTTTGACCTGCTGTCGAACCCCTTCAGCATGGCCTTTGCCCGTTCCTTTAAACGGATCTGCAATCATACGGATATACTCCATTTTCATTTTCCCTGGCCCACGGCAGAGCTTCTGGCGCTTTGCCACAGCATAGAAACCCCTGCCCTGGTAACCTTTCATTGTGATATCCACAAGGCCAAACCTTTAAAGCAGCTCTACCTGCCCTTTGTGACCCGGTTCATGGGGAAAATGGATGCCGTTTGTATCTCCAGCAAAAGTCTTTTCAACACCACCTCCTATTTGGCGCGGTTTAAGGATAAAATCCATGAAGTCTCCTATTTTGTGAATAAAAACCGCTTTGCCGGACTTGAAGGGCCGGACCGGGAAATCGTGACGTTTGCCGGCAAACACAAAAATTATGCATTGTTCGCAGGAATGCTCAGGTGGTACAAGGGGCTTGATATCTTGCTGGATGCAGCAAAGCACATGCAACACCATGTTGTCATCGTGGGTAAAGGAGATCTTTTTGAAGGGCTTCAAGCCAGGATTCAAAATGAAAAGATCAACAACGTTCATCTCATGGGCTTTCAAAGTGATGCCAATCTGAAATTTTTGATTGAAAACTGCGGCCTGGTCGTTCTGCCGTCCACCGCCCCCGCCGAAGCCTTTGGCCAGATCCTTTTAGAGGGGCTCTATTTTTCAAAACCCCTGGTCTCCACCGAACTTGGCACCGGTACAAGTATTGTGAACCGTCACAACCATACCGGCTTTGTGGTGCCCCCCGGATGCCATGTTTCCCTGGCCCGGGCCATGAACAAAATTCTGACCGATGAGAATTGCGCCCAACGGTTTTCAACAAATGCCTTTCACCACTACCTGGACAATTTTACCGCCAGGGCCCAGGGGGATAAATATCTTCGGATCTACAGGTCTTTACTTTGA
- a CDS encoding GxxExxY protein, which translates to MEFDELSNRVIGCAIEVHRELGPGLLESTYEQCLAHELSKNDISFKLQHPLPVIYKSVRIDCGYRVDLLVEDKLILELKSVEQIKNIHTAQLLTYMKLAHIKTGLLINFNTRLLKQGIKRFVL; encoded by the coding sequence ATGGAATTTGATGAATTATCTAATCGTGTGATTGGTTGCGCCATTGAGGTTCATCGGGAGCTTGGGCCGGGCTTGCTTGAGTCTACCTATGAACAATGCCTTGCCCATGAATTAAGTAAAAATGACATATCCTTCAAGTTGCAGCATCCTCTTCCTGTAATTTATAAAAGTGTCCGCATTGATTGTGGATATCGGGTTGATTTGTTAGTAGAAGACAAGCTTATCCTTGAATTGAAAAGTGTTGAACAAATAAAAAATATCCATACGGCTCAATTGTTGACATATATGAAATTAGCCCATATTAAAACCGGGTTGTTAATTAATTTTAATACCAGACTGTTAAAGCAAGGTATCAAACGATTTGTCCTATAA
- a CDS encoding methyltransferase domain-containing protein — protein sequence MNQIFSGMTCFIMLAKFNSILKRIKGTASLDRLNELTNPDKWDNPTWMRIHRELESYAVDKHCFSETKTHAYRKGWEWTQCIWGLHTLGAIDRNAKALGVGAGHEPVLYYLTDRIREVVGTDLYGNDAWTNNAVGGNEANAAVLENADAFCPRSYEKSRLRLLNMDGTDLQFNDESFDFVWSLSSIEHFGGHAKAKQAMMEMARVTKKNGIVAVATEFIITPDCSDHPEFFTKALFEKYILNASPHLKPVEAMNYELPPLEYLIDPIMIHLDQDVHRTRHHIILNDGHVQWTSVICFFRRV from the coding sequence ATGAACCAAATATTTTCTGGGATGACGTGTTTCATCATGCTGGCTAAATTTAACTCCATTCTAAAAAGAATAAAGGGAACCGCTTCCCTTGACAGGCTCAATGAACTGACAAACCCGGACAAATGGGACAATCCGACGTGGATGCGCATACACCGGGAGCTTGAATCCTACGCTGTGGATAAACACTGCTTCAGTGAGACCAAAACGCATGCCTATCGAAAGGGATGGGAATGGACCCAGTGCATCTGGGGCCTGCATACCCTTGGGGCCATTGACCGGAATGCCAAAGCCCTTGGCGTAGGCGCAGGCCATGAGCCGGTGCTCTATTATCTGACCGACCGGATCCGGGAAGTGGTGGGCACGGATCTTTACGGCAATGACGCATGGACCAACAATGCCGTTGGCGGAAACGAGGCCAATGCCGCCGTTCTTGAGAACGCAGACGCCTTCTGTCCGCGATCCTATGAAAAATCCAGGCTCCGGCTGCTGAATATGGACGGCACGGATCTTCAATTTAACGATGAATCCTTTGATTTTGTATGGTCCTTGTCATCCATTGAACACTTTGGGGGGCATGCCAAAGCAAAGCAGGCCATGATGGAGATGGCACGGGTGACAAAGAAAAACGGTATTGTTGCCGTTGCCACGGAATTCATCATTACCCCGGACTGCAGTGATCACCCTGAATTTTTCACAAAGGCGCTGTTTGAAAAATATATTCTCAATGCAAGCCCCCACCTTAAACCGGTAGAGGCTATGAATTACGAACTGCCCCCGCTGGAATACTTGATTGATCCCATCATGATCCACCTGGACCAAGATGTCCACAGAACCCGCCATCATATTATTCTTAATGACGGCCATGTGCAATGGACATCCGTTATCTGTTTTTTTCGCAGGGTTTAA